The Kitasatospora paranensis genome has a window encoding:
- a CDS encoding DUF4407 domain-containing protein, with protein sequence MRIRRTRATSTTDRADRPAAAPFGPSGDDGFGRRLRVLTGVEEELLGRVRTERARYTALAAVMVCTAAIGGCSMYFALAEILGEAEFWFVPAALGWGTFVLCLDRWLVSSSGGARWRTRASVLGPRLVVACFFGFLIAEPIVLRVFEPSVLSSVRHERQETIDTLRKGLLECNRSPLEAAASGPAAIDCTTLRLGMTGAVGAEAAKLDGLRSQAKDLKARIDGEQGKLDGLRETVNKECNGTSGTGLTGRAGNGPACQYDQEAVRDFTAANPIEQQIRDLEDLNHRITDASDGQSGTEADFQAARAKKIDERLAKEDSPDGLVGIGDRFDALFALASRSGFIGAASWLVRIFFVLIDCMPVLVKFFSGATAYDRLVEIEIASAEKLYTDETRADEAAAEERLKTELHEIRAHAERRRMEIDLETRRHADDQQARQQRAVDDLWERKLGQRRTTPFGSDRPARPARPQAAPEPVPAAHVPAAHGAGGSGAGVAGAGVSRTGPADAEPFDGEALDRLFAAKLAAKRAARPAPADAATGPAAGPEPRPGRGPGPVSPVPWSALKQLSDDAPRHTRVNGHRI encoded by the coding sequence ATGAGAATCCGCCGGACGAGAGCGACCTCTACGACTGACCGGGCCGACCGGCCCGCGGCAGCGCCGTTCGGCCCGTCGGGCGACGACGGCTTCGGCCGCCGGCTCAGGGTCCTGACCGGGGTGGAGGAGGAGCTCCTCGGCCGGGTCCGGACGGAACGCGCCCGCTACACCGCGCTCGCCGCCGTGATGGTCTGCACCGCGGCCATCGGCGGCTGCTCGATGTACTTCGCACTCGCCGAGATCCTCGGCGAGGCCGAATTCTGGTTCGTGCCCGCGGCCCTGGGCTGGGGGACGTTCGTCCTGTGCCTGGACCGCTGGCTGGTGTCCAGCTCCGGCGGCGCACGCTGGCGGACCCGCGCCTCGGTGCTCGGTCCGCGGCTGGTCGTGGCCTGCTTCTTCGGCTTCCTGATCGCCGAGCCCATCGTGCTGCGGGTCTTCGAGCCCTCGGTGCTGTCCTCGGTGCGCCACGAACGGCAGGAGACCATCGACACCCTCCGCAAGGGGCTGCTGGAGTGCAACCGCTCCCCGCTGGAGGCCGCGGCCTCCGGACCCGCGGCCATCGACTGCACCACGCTCCGGCTCGGGATGACCGGAGCGGTCGGCGCCGAGGCGGCCAAGCTGGACGGTCTTCGCAGCCAGGCCAAGGACCTGAAGGCACGGATCGACGGGGAGCAGGGCAAGCTGGACGGCCTGCGGGAGACGGTCAACAAGGAGTGCAACGGGACGAGCGGGACGGGACTCACCGGCCGGGCGGGGAACGGCCCGGCCTGCCAGTACGACCAGGAGGCGGTGCGCGACTTCACGGCGGCCAACCCGATCGAGCAGCAGATCCGGGATCTCGAGGATCTCAACCACCGGATCACCGATGCGTCGGACGGGCAGAGCGGCACCGAGGCCGACTTCCAGGCGGCCCGGGCCAAGAAGATCGACGAGCGTCTCGCCAAGGAGGACTCCCCGGACGGCCTGGTCGGCATCGGCGACCGGTTCGACGCGCTGTTCGCGCTGGCCTCGCGGAGCGGCTTCATAGGCGCCGCGAGCTGGCTCGTCCGGATCTTCTTCGTCCTCATCGACTGCATGCCCGTGCTCGTGAAGTTCTTCAGCGGCGCGACCGCGTACGACCGGCTCGTCGAGATCGAGATCGCGTCGGCCGAGAAGCTCTACACCGACGAGACCCGGGCGGACGAGGCCGCCGCGGAGGAGCGGCTCAAGACCGAACTGCACGAGATCAGGGCGCACGCCGAACGCCGGCGGATGGAGATCGACCTGGAGACCCGACGCCACGCCGACGACCAGCAGGCACGCCAGCAGCGGGCCGTCGACGACCTGTGGGAGCGCAAGCTCGGCCAGCGCAGGACGACCCCGTTCGGGTCGGACCGGCCCGCCCGGCCGGCCCGCCCGCAGGCGGCACCGGAGCCCGTCCCCGCGGCGCACGTCCCTGCGGCGCACGGTGCCGGCGGATCCGGCGCGGGCGTAGCCGGTGCGGGAGTGTCCCGCACCGGGCCGGCCGACGCCGAACCGTTCGACGGGGAGGCACTCGACCGGCTGTTCGCGGCCAAGCTCGCCGCGAAGCGGGCGGCGCGACCGGCACCCGCCGATGCCGCCACCGGGCCGGCGGCCGGGCCCGAGCCCCGGCCCGGCCGTGGCCCCGGCCCGGTGTCGCCGGTGCCGTGGTCGGCCCTGAAGCAGCTCTCCGACGACGCACCCCGGCACACCCGGGTGAACGGGCACCGGATCTGA
- a CDS encoding Crp/Fnr family transcriptional regulator has product MAEWDLSWPARSFLATIGPLAGRELLRRGRERAFRRGETVLDHGSDSRHVVLLVSGLAKVVGSAAPGHESVLALRTRGDLLGEMAFLTGLPRSARVAAAGPVRARLISADGFAAFLAEHPAAATAVAETVTHRLRKANERRTEFAALSAAARIAHALADVADVYGPAPGGGWVVGPECTQADLASLASVSVRTVEKVLRDLEVAGLVERRRRALTVRDPRALREVKD; this is encoded by the coding sequence GTGGCGGAGTGGGACCTTTCGTGGCCCGCCAGGAGCTTCCTGGCGACGATCGGGCCGCTGGCGGGCCGCGAGCTGCTCCGGCGGGGGCGCGAGCGGGCGTTCCGCCGTGGCGAGACCGTCCTGGACCACGGGAGCGACAGCAGGCACGTCGTGCTGCTCGTGTCGGGGCTCGCCAAGGTGGTCGGCTCGGCCGCACCCGGTCACGAGAGCGTCCTCGCCCTGCGGACCCGCGGCGACCTGCTGGGGGAGATGGCCTTCCTCACCGGGCTGCCCCGCTCGGCGCGGGTGGCCGCGGCAGGCCCGGTCCGCGCCCGCCTGATCTCCGCCGACGGCTTCGCCGCCTTCCTCGCCGAGCACCCCGCGGCGGCCACCGCCGTCGCGGAGACCGTCACGCACCGGCTCAGGAAGGCCAACGAGCGCCGCACCGAGTTCGCGGCCCTCTCGGCTGCCGCGCGGATCGCGCACGCCCTGGCCGACGTCGCCGACGTCTACGGCCCCGCTCCCGGCGGCGGCTGGGTGGTCGGGCCGGAGTGTACCCAGGCCGACCTGGCCTCGCTGGCCTCGGTGTCCGTCCGCACGGTGGAGAAGGTGCTGCGGGACCTGGAGGTGGCCGGCCTCGTCGAGCGCCGCCGCAGGGCCCTGACGGTCCGGGATCCGCGAGCGCTGAGAGAAGTCAAGGACTGA
- a CDS encoding Pycsar system effector family protein, protein MQHVAPLGRRGHGDSGAAVPRAAAAGEGGIDMHVESQAAGAVPVQGAPTADSGSVDRAWRILDGVTASINQADTKAGVALAAAGVLGGVLFNLVDKHPGPGPWAVAAVVATAALSLAAAACAGAALYPRRHRTGAAPGLLYFGHIVRGGWTADTFGQPLGALLGDPSALTAQITAQVWANAQIADAKFDWVNRAMRLLLAAFLAAGCAASAVAAGV, encoded by the coding sequence GTGCAGCACGTCGCGCCGCTCGGACGGCGCGGCCACGGCGACAGTGGAGCGGCGGTGCCCAGGGCGGCCGCCGCCGGGGAAGGCGGGATCGACATGCACGTGGAGTCGCAGGCGGCCGGCGCGGTGCCGGTGCAGGGGGCGCCGACGGCGGACAGCGGCAGCGTGGACCGCGCGTGGCGGATCCTGGACGGTGTGACGGCGTCCATCAACCAGGCCGACACCAAGGCGGGGGTCGCGCTGGCGGCCGCCGGCGTCCTCGGCGGGGTGCTGTTCAACCTGGTCGACAAGCACCCCGGGCCGGGCCCCTGGGCGGTGGCGGCGGTGGTGGCCACCGCCGCGCTCTCGCTCGCGGCCGCGGCGTGCGCGGGGGCCGCGCTGTATCCGCGCAGGCACCGGACGGGTGCGGCGCCGGGCCTGCTCTACTTCGGCCACATCGTGCGCGGCGGCTGGACGGCGGACACCTTCGGGCAGCCACTGGGCGCCCTGCTCGGGGACCCGTCCGCGCTCACCGCGCAGATCACCGCCCAGGTCTGGGCGAACGCGCAGATCGCCGACGCGAAGTTCGACTGGGTGAACCGGGCGATGCGCCTGCTCCTGGCGGCCTTCCTCGCGGCGGGATGCGCGGCGTCGGCGGTGGCGGCGGGCGTCTGA
- a CDS encoding aldehyde dehydrogenase family protein has product MDAVTQVPTPAREPATGHPSGSAAHERLDRRLDELAGEQIPLPMTVGGEQRFGGGERTEVVQPHHHAARLGVLGNATHQDAQLAVDAALAAAPDWRALSFDDRAAVLLRAADLLAGPWRETLTAATMLGQSRTAARAEADAVCDLADFWRFGVRAARRILAEQPLSPPGSWRRSDHRPLEGFVCAFSPSGSTALAGHLPTAPALMGNTVVWKPARAQSFAAHFLMRLLEEAGLPPGVVNLVTGDGRVPAEVALASPALAGLHVAGSAGTFRALCRTVGAAAGSYRTFPRIVGEGGGGAFLLAHPSAAPDAVATAMIRGAFEGRACPALSRAYLPRGLWQRIGPEFLARVDELAVGDVGDPTTAMGALADAQAHRRTVAAIERARQDPQVTVAAGGQYDDAIGWFVRPTVLRCDDGRNEVFRADHGGPVLAVQVYEDTAWEEVLGRVGADAPHGSAGSVLARDRYAVVQAMERLRFGAGDLCVNDLPAGTAADRAGSVQGLLRWTSARSLAETFVPPVDDVRPHLR; this is encoded by the coding sequence ATCGACGCAGTGACCCAGGTGCCGACGCCCGCCCGCGAGCCGGCGACCGGACACCCGTCCGGCAGCGCCGCCCACGAGCGGCTGGACCGGAGGCTGGACGAGCTGGCGGGCGAGCAGATCCCGCTGCCGATGACCGTCGGCGGCGAGCAGCGCTTCGGTGGCGGCGAGCGGACGGAGGTCGTCCAGCCGCACCACCACGCGGCGCGGCTGGGCGTGCTCGGCAACGCCACCCACCAGGACGCGCAGCTCGCGGTCGACGCCGCGCTGGCCGCGGCGCCCGACTGGCGGGCGCTGTCCTTCGACGACCGGGCGGCGGTGCTGCTGCGCGCCGCCGACCTGCTGGCCGGGCCGTGGCGGGAGACGCTGACCGCCGCCACGATGCTCGGCCAGTCCAGGACGGCCGCCCGGGCCGAGGCGGACGCGGTGTGCGACCTGGCCGACTTCTGGCGGTTCGGCGTGCGCGCCGCGCGGCGGATCCTGGCGGAGCAGCCGCTCTCCCCGCCGGGGTCGTGGCGGCGCTCCGACCACCGTCCGCTGGAGGGGTTCGTCTGCGCGTTCTCGCCGTCCGGCTCCACCGCGCTCGCGGGGCACCTGCCGACCGCGCCGGCGCTGATGGGCAACACCGTGGTGTGGAAGCCCGCGCGGGCGCAGAGCTTCGCCGCGCACTTCCTGATGCGGCTGCTGGAGGAGGCCGGGCTGCCGCCGGGGGTGGTCAACCTGGTGACCGGCGACGGCCGGGTGCCGGCGGAGGTCGCGCTGGCGAGCCCGGCGCTGGCCGGTCTGCACGTCGCGGGCTCGGCCGGCACGTTCCGGGCGCTGTGCCGGACGGTCGGCGCCGCCGCCGGGTCCTACCGCACGTTCCCGCGGATCGTCGGGGAGGGCGGCGGCGGGGCCTTCCTGCTCGCGCACCCCTCGGCGGCCCCGGACGCGGTCGCCACCGCGATGATCCGGGGCGCGTTCGAGGGCCGGGCGTGCCCGGCGCTGTCCCGGGCGTACCTGCCGCGCGGCCTGTGGCAGCGGATCGGCCCCGAGTTCCTGGCCCGGGTGGACGAGCTCGCGGTGGGGGACGTCGGCGACCCGACCACCGCCATGGGCGCCCTGGCCGATGCGCAGGCCCACCGGCGGACGGTCGCCGCGATCGAGCGGGCCCGGCAGGACCCGCAGGTCACGGTGGCGGCCGGCGGGCAGTACGACGACGCGATCGGCTGGTTCGTCCGCCCCACCGTGCTGCGCTGCGACGACGGCCGCAACGAGGTGTTCCGCGCCGACCACGGCGGGCCGGTCCTCGCCGTCCAGGTGTACGAGGACACCGCGTGGGAGGAGGTGCTGGGACGGGTGGGCGCGGACGCGCCGCACGGGTCGGCCGGTTCGGTCCTCGCCCGGGACCGGTACGCGGTGGTGCAGGCGATGGAGCGGTTGCGGTTCGGCGCCGGCGACCTCTGCGTCAACGACCTGCCGGCCGGTACCGCGGCCGACCGGGCGGGCTCCGTGCAGGGGCTGCTGCGCTGGACGTCGGCCCGTTCGCTCGCCGAGACGTTCGTGCCGCCGGTGGATGACGTCCGGCCGCACCTGAGGTGA
- a CDS encoding HAD family hydrolase → MRTHIVWDWNGTLFHDMAAVLGASNAAFATVGLEPLSLQQYRELYEIPIPRFYQRLLGREPSPGEWEALDGAFHDRYRELSVACGLTEGAPALLSGWGAVPGRSQSLLSMYEHERLVPVVEGFGLTGHFVRVDGRTGASGGRKAGFLAAHLAALGPDLDRSRTVLVGDAVDDAEAALESGIGAVLYTGGSHTREKLAAVGVPVVDTLAEAVALAEQLAA, encoded by the coding sequence ATGCGCACTCACATCGTCTGGGACTGGAACGGCACCCTCTTCCACGACATGGCGGCGGTGCTCGGCGCGAGCAACGCGGCCTTCGCCACGGTCGGGCTGGAGCCGCTGAGCCTCCAGCAGTACCGCGAGCTGTACGAGATCCCGATCCCGCGGTTCTACCAGCGGCTGCTCGGCCGGGAGCCGAGCCCGGGCGAGTGGGAGGCGCTGGACGGCGCCTTCCACGACCGGTACCGGGAGCTGAGCGTCGCCTGCGGGCTGACCGAGGGCGCGCCGGCCCTGCTGAGCGGATGGGGCGCGGTGCCCGGCCGCAGCCAGTCCCTGCTGTCGATGTACGAGCACGAGCGGCTGGTGCCGGTGGTGGAGGGCTTCGGGCTGACCGGCCACTTCGTCCGGGTGGACGGTCGCACCGGCGCCTCGGGCGGCCGCAAGGCCGGCTTCCTGGCGGCCCATCTGGCGGCGCTCGGCCCCGACCTGGACCGCTCCCGCACAGTGCTGGTCGGCGATGCGGTGGACGACGCCGAGGCGGCCCTGGAGTCCGGGATCGGGGCGGTGCTGTACACCGGCGGTTCGCACACCCGGGAGAAGCTGGCGGCGGTCGGCGTGCCGGTGGTGGACACCCTGGCGGAGGCGGTCGCCCTCGCGGAGCAGCTGGCCGCCTGA
- a CDS encoding DUF6912 family protein: protein MRVYVPTTLAVLAAAHPGGVLEQVAAYAVTPALREWYVSDDIEELEYAALNRAGQASLRLLAADPAAARRRVVVAVEVADSAVGAFAGDEYQDQASLGRVVLHGPVPLAKAAAVHADVADADVVADVTAAVAAIGAADKGDEDAQFTVDGAEDHELLWFATQEIPNLLA from the coding sequence ATGCGCGTGTACGTGCCCACGACCCTGGCCGTCCTGGCTGCGGCGCACCCGGGAGGCGTCCTGGAGCAGGTGGCGGCGTACGCCGTCACGCCGGCGCTGCGCGAGTGGTACGTCAGCGACGACATCGAGGAGCTGGAGTACGCCGCGCTGAACCGGGCCGGGCAGGCGTCGCTGCGGCTGCTGGCGGCCGACCCTGCGGCGGCCCGCCGCCGGGTCGTGGTGGCGGTCGAGGTCGCGGACTCCGCGGTGGGCGCGTTCGCCGGCGACGAGTACCAGGACCAGGCCTCGCTCGGCCGGGTGGTGCTGCACGGCCCGGTACCGCTGGCCAAGGCCGCCGCGGTGCACGCCGACGTGGCGGACGCGGACGTGGTCGCCGACGTGACGGCGGCGGTCGCCGCGATCGGGGCGGCCGACAAGGGCGACGAGGACGCCCAGTTCACCGTGGACGGGGCCGAGGACCACGAGCTGCTCTGGTTCGCGACCCAGGAGATCCCCAACCTGCTGGCCTGA
- a CDS encoding Rv3235 family protein — protein MAEQQPADVSAAPACAVPAATGPAAHRAHEAAPLVRPLVHLPGHPQARRPVRTPHAGRGARSPGGHHGAVPAAPHHPGGSRPAARPRAACTPSQGAGQGDVAGRFAHRLVEVLTGARPVGQLQRHTTLQGYQQLTALVRSGPLRPRGRVPQTRLGRVYDSAPGPGALEVCVRVEFGPRHHMVAFRLERHRRTEQWQCAAVEAR, from the coding sequence ATGGCCGAGCAGCAGCCCGCCGACGTGTCCGCCGCGCCCGCCTGCGCCGTCCCGGCCGCCACCGGGCCCGCCGCGCACCGCGCGCACGAGGCGGCGCCCCTGGTACGGCCGCTGGTGCACCTCCCGGGGCATCCGCAGGCGCGGCGGCCCGTCCGGACACCGCACGCCGGCCGCGGCGCCCGGTCTCCGGGAGGCCACCACGGCGCCGTCCCGGCCGCTCCGCACCACCCCGGGGGCAGCCGTCCGGCCGCCCGGCCGCGCGCGGCCTGTACGCCCTCGCAGGGCGCCGGACAGGGCGATGTGGCCGGGCGCTTCGCCCACCGACTGGTCGAGGTGCTGACCGGGGCGCGCCCGGTCGGCCAGCTGCAGCGGCACACCACGCTGCAGGGCTACCAGCAGCTCACCGCGCTGGTGCGGTCCGGGCCGCTGCGCCCGCGCGGCCGGGTGCCGCAGACCCGGCTGGGGCGGGTGTACGACTCCGCGCCCGGTCCCGGGGCGCTGGAGGTGTGCGTGCGGGTGGAGTTCGGGCCGCGCCACCACATGGTGGCCTTCCGGTTGGAGCGGCACCGCCGGACGGAGCAGTGGCAGTGCGCGGCGGTCGAGGCCCGCTGA
- a CDS encoding winged helix-turn-helix domain-containing protein, whose product MTSPHTTELSADRARRIALHAQGLLGAPDRRAGVRGVLRHLGAVQLDTISVLARSHELVPYARLGAVGRTSVEHAYWGSETTFEYWSHAACILPIEEWPLFAFRRRAYRSRGRLWGGHEVSDRTYREVLDRLRGEGPLTSTELGGAKRTSEWWDWSESKIAVEQALAFGDVVCTERRSWKRVYEAAEQAVPAGLYAQDPDDAECLRRLVGQAGAALGVATVADLMDYHRLRKEQVAAALPESGLVPVSVAGWAAPAWADPAALAAEPRGRHRTTLLSPFDSLIWDRARTERIFGMTHRLEAYTPKPKRVHGYFAMPLLTGGRLVGRVDPAREGRTLVARQISLEGAAYVAPLAAALREAAGWVGCDAVRVERLADERLRPALERALA is encoded by the coding sequence ATGACCTCGCCGCACACCACCGAGCTCTCCGCCGACCGGGCCCGCCGCATCGCCCTGCACGCCCAGGGCCTGCTGGGCGCACCCGACCGCCGGGCCGGCGTCCGGGGCGTGCTGCGGCACCTCGGCGCCGTGCAGTTGGACACCATCTCGGTGCTGGCCCGCTCGCACGAACTGGTGCCGTACGCACGGCTCGGCGCGGTGGGGCGTACGAGCGTCGAACACGCCTACTGGGGTTCGGAGACGACGTTCGAGTACTGGTCGCACGCGGCCTGCATCCTGCCGATCGAGGAGTGGCCGCTGTTCGCCTTCCGGCGGCGCGCCTACCGCTCCCGCGGGCGGCTCTGGGGCGGCCACGAGGTCTCCGACCGTACCTACCGCGAGGTGCTGGACCGGCTGCGCGGCGAGGGGCCGCTGACCTCGACCGAACTCGGCGGCGCCAAGCGGACGTCGGAGTGGTGGGACTGGTCGGAGAGCAAGATCGCCGTCGAGCAGGCGCTGGCCTTCGGCGACGTGGTCTGCACCGAGCGCCGCAGCTGGAAGCGCGTGTACGAGGCGGCCGAGCAGGCCGTCCCGGCCGGGCTGTACGCGCAGGACCCGGACGACGCGGAGTGCCTGCGCCGGCTGGTCGGCCAGGCCGGCGCCGCCCTCGGGGTGGCCACCGTGGCCGACCTGATGGACTACCACCGGCTGCGGAAGGAGCAGGTGGCCGCGGCGCTGCCGGAGTCCGGTCTGGTGCCGGTCTCGGTGGCGGGCTGGGCGGCGCCGGCCTGGGCCGATCCGGCGGCGCTGGCCGCCGAACCGCGCGGCCGGCACCGCACGACGCTGCTCTCCCCGTTCGACTCGCTGATCTGGGACCGCGCCCGGACGGAGCGGATCTTCGGGATGACCCACCGGCTGGAGGCCTACACCCCCAAGCCCAAGCGGGTGCACGGGTACTTCGCGATGCCGCTGCTCACCGGCGGCCGACTGGTCGGCCGGGTCGACCCGGCCCGCGAGGGGCGCACCCTGGTGGCCCGTCAGATCTCCCTGGAGGGCGCGGCGTACGTGGCGCCGCTGGCCGCCGCACTGCGCGAGGCGGCCGGCTGGGTGGGCTGCGACGCCGTCCGCGTCGAGCGGCTGGCGGACGAGCGGCTGCGGCCCGCCCTGGAGCGGGCGCTGGCCTGA
- a CDS encoding response regulator transcription factor, with protein MAARARVRGRAAPTGYGAHRAEPIRVLVVDDHALFRRGLEIVLAEEEDITVVGEAGDGAEAVLKAADLLPDIILMDVRMPRRSGIEACTAIKDVAPSAKIIMLTISDEEADLYEAIKAGATGYLLKEISTDEVATAIRAVADGQSQISPSMAAKLLTEFKSMIQRRSDDRDLVPAPRLTDRELEVLKLVATGMNNREIAKELFISENTVKNHVRNILEKLQLHSRMEAVVYAMREKILEIG; from the coding sequence ATGGCGGCCCGGGCGCGGGTGCGGGGTCGGGCAGCCCCCACCGGGTACGGAGCGCACCGTGCGGAGCCGATCAGGGTGCTGGTCGTCGACGACCACGCACTGTTCCGCCGCGGCCTGGAGATCGTGCTGGCCGAGGAGGAGGACATCACCGTCGTCGGCGAGGCCGGCGACGGCGCGGAGGCCGTGCTCAAGGCGGCGGACCTGCTGCCGGACATCATCCTCATGGACGTCCGGATGCCCCGGCGCAGCGGCATCGAGGCCTGCACCGCGATCAAGGACGTGGCGCCCAGCGCCAAGATCATCATGCTGACGATCAGCGACGAGGAGGCCGACCTCTACGAGGCGATCAAGGCGGGCGCCACCGGCTACCTGCTCAAGGAGATCTCCACCGACGAGGTGGCCACCGCGATCCGGGCGGTGGCGGACGGTCAGTCGCAGATCAGCCCGTCGATGGCGGCCAAGCTGCTCACCGAGTTCAAGTCGATGATCCAGCGCCGTTCCGACGACCGGGACTTGGTGCCCGCGCCGCGGCTCACCGACCGCGAGCTGGAGGTGCTCAAGCTGGTGGCCACCGGGATGAACAACCGGGAGATCGCCAAGGAGCTGTTCATCAGCGAGAACACCGTGAAGAACCACGTGCGCAACATCCTGGAGAAGCTCCAGCTGCACTCCAGGATGGAGGCCGTCGTCTACGCGATGCGCGAGAAGATCCTCGAAATAGGGTGA
- the hpf gene encoding ribosome hibernation-promoting factor, HPF/YfiA family, protein MDIVVKGRKTEVPKRFREHVAEKLEKVQKFDGKVISLDVEVSKEHNPRQADRSERVEITLRTRGPVIRAEAAASDPYAALDLASAKLDAQLRKTADRRRVHKGGNGRTPVSVAAATAALAALPATEATETPTNGAVRKTMMGSLEVEGDGPLVVREKTHPAAPMSLDQALYEMELVGHDFFLFVEKDSGLPSVVYRRHGYHYGVIHLKEDATAVGGGAGGAINGPDED, encoded by the coding sequence GTGGACATCGTCGTCAAGGGCCGCAAGACCGAGGTGCCCAAGAGGTTCCGCGAGCACGTGGCCGAGAAGCTGGAGAAGGTCCAGAAGTTCGACGGCAAGGTGATCAGCCTCGACGTCGAGGTGTCCAAGGAACACAACCCGCGGCAGGCCGACCGGTCCGAGCGGGTGGAGATCACTCTCCGTACCCGCGGCCCGGTGATCCGGGCCGAGGCCGCCGCCAGCGACCCGTACGCGGCGCTCGACCTGGCCTCGGCGAAGCTCGACGCCCAGCTCCGCAAGACCGCGGACCGGCGCCGGGTGCACAAGGGCGGCAATGGCCGCACCCCCGTCAGCGTCGCTGCGGCGACGGCGGCACTGGCCGCCCTCCCCGCGACGGAGGCGACCGAGACCCCGACGAACGGGGCGGTCCGCAAGACCATGATGGGATCCCTGGAGGTGGAGGGCGACGGTCCGCTCGTCGTCCGCGAGAAGACGCACCCCGCCGCACCGATGTCGCTGGACCAGGCGCTGTACGAGATGGAACTCGTCGGCCACGACTTTTTCCTGTTCGTGGAGAAGGACAGCGGCCTGCCGAGCGTGGTCTACCGCCGGCACGGCTACCACTACGGCGTCATCCACCTCAAGGAGGACGCGACCGCCGTGGGCGGCGGCGCCGGGGGCGCCATCAACGGGCCCGACGAGGACTGA
- a CDS encoding ComF family protein — translation MTTSATRPNRAQCLFDLLLPTRCAGCGEGRAQLCARCRAALATAAPGAAGPLPRPAGLPPVYAAAPYAGPVRRLLIAHKERGALGLAGPLGSALAAAVRTAVGSPPPRSGPVLLVPVPSARAAVRARGHDPTLRLARAAARELRRGGLPARALPVLRQVRPVHDQAGLGAAERRRNLHGALGVAPGRTGRLAGRPVVLVDDLVTTGASLADAARALHEAGCPARAAATVAATVRRRPHGPGGGAQPG, via the coding sequence GTGACCACCTCCGCCACCCGGCCGAACCGCGCCCAGTGCCTGTTCGACCTGCTGCTGCCCACCCGTTGCGCGGGGTGCGGGGAGGGGCGCGCCCAGCTCTGCGCACGCTGCCGGGCCGCGCTCGCCACCGCGGCCCCGGGGGCCGCCGGCCCGCTGCCCCGCCCGGCCGGTCTGCCGCCCGTGTACGCGGCCGCGCCCTACGCCGGGCCGGTGCGCCGCCTGCTCATCGCCCACAAGGAGCGCGGTGCGCTCGGCCTGGCCGGCCCGCTCGGCTCGGCGCTGGCCGCCGCCGTCCGCACCGCCGTCGGCAGCCCGCCGCCCCGGTCGGGCCCCGTGCTGCTCGTCCCGGTGCCGTCCGCGCGCGCCGCCGTCCGCGCCCGCGGCCACGACCCGACGCTGCGGTTGGCCCGGGCCGCCGCCCGCGAGCTGCGCCGCGGCGGCCTGCCCGCCCGGGCGCTGCCCGTCCTGCGGCAGGTCCGCCCGGTCCACGACCAGGCCGGGCTGGGCGCCGCCGAACGGCGCCGGAACCTGCACGGTGCGCTGGGCGTCGCCCCCGGCCGCACCGGTCGGCTCGCCGGCCGGCCGGTCGTGCTGGTGGACGACCTGGTGACCACCGGCGCCAGCCTCGCCGACGCCGCGCGCGCCCTGCACGAAGCCGGCTGCCCGGCGCGGGCGGCCGCGACCGTGGCCGCGACCGTCCGGCGCCGTCCGCACGGGCCGGGCGGCGGGGCTCAGCCCGGGTAG